A genomic segment from Myxosarcina sp. GI1 encodes:
- a CDS encoding DUF411 domain-containing protein has product MSKLLSTITITSVAVASVIGGGIYLTSTQGVRDNSAVANDAHTATLASVWDRETEPNYTGTKDLNVYRSPTCGCCGVWLEHAQKHGFKVEDIKTEDMEALKQKYNVPPELSSCHTTIVDGYVMEGHIPVDDIKRFMTEKPEGFIGLAVPGMPLGSPGMEARDIKQPFQVLAFNQSGEVEVFNEYESY; this is encoded by the coding sequence ATGTCCAAACTATTATCGACAATAACTATTACTTCAGTAGCAGTTGCCAGCGTAATTGGTGGCGGAATTTACTTAACCTCCACTCAAGGAGTTAGGGATAACTCGGCAGTTGCCAACGATGCTCATACCGCAACTCTAGCCAGCGTTTGGGATAGAGAAACCGAACCCAACTATACAGGCACAAAAGATCTTAACGTCTATCGCTCTCCTACCTGTGGTTGTTGTGGGGTATGGCTCGAACACGCTCAAAAGCATGGCTTTAAGGTAGAAGATATCAAAACCGAAGACATGGAAGCGTTGAAGCAGAAATATAACGTACCGCCCGAACTTTCATCCTGTCATACAACTATTGTCGATGGCTACGTCATGGAAGGACATATACCCGTCGATGACATCAAACGCTTCATGACCGAAAAACCAGAAGGATTTATTGGTTTAGCCGTACCAGGAATGCCTTTGGGTTCTCCAGGAATGGAAGCAAGAGATATAAAACAACCATTTCAGGTTTTGGCATTTAACCAATCGGGAGAAGTAGAGGTATTCAACGAATACGAATCTTATTAA